The DNA window AGCGGGTAGAGGCCCAGGCATGCTGGTAAATATCCTACACTGCACTCACCATCCATCCCCCACACATAGTTATCTGGCTTAAAATAGTACCAGGGTTGAGAAACCTTGCcttaagctttatttttaaattatcagttGTTGTAATTGTTTTGTTAATTGTTTAACAATTATAATTGTTTGAAATACTGACAAGAGGAATAAGCACATTTTTAGTTTTGACCTATCAAAACCTACTAGGGCTGTGAATAGGTTCAGCTTCCCCTTAGGTTCATGGAGGGTAAACCCCATGAACACGGTGttaggagagaggaaagggcatGAGCAAGTGTCTTAATCTATTTGAGCTGCTGTTAGAAAATACCATAAACTGAATGGcttataaagaacagaaatttggatttcccatcgtggcacagcagaaatgaatccaactagtatctgtgaggatgcggattcaatccctggccttgctcagttgatcagggatctggcgttgcagtgataTGTTGGAGCTGGTTGTAGATGGGTTCAcatcctgcttggctgtggctgtggtgcagactggccgctgtagctccgattcaacccctagcctgggaatctctgtatgcctcaggtgcggccctaaaaagaaaaaagaaaaaaaaaaaaaaaaaggagcagaaagaTATTTCtcgttctggaggctgagaacttccagataAAGGCACTGGCAGCCTGATGTCTGGTGAGGGCAGGCCCCCTTGTGGACAGATAGCAGTCTTTGTTTGCTGTAACCTGACAGggtggaaggggggagggagctTCCACAGGCTCTTTTACAAGGGCACTGATGCCATAAGGACTCCACCCTCGTGACCTGATCACCCCAAAGCCCTGCTTCTCAATACCATCACGTtgattaggtttcaacatgtgAGTTTTGAGGGGACataaatattcagtccatagAGGCAGAGCAATGGTGCCCATGAAAGAGCTGGTTACTGCGAGGATTACAGTAGTATGCATGTGATtccaaaaagatacaaatgatcaagaagcacatgaaaagatgctcagcattattAATCGTTAGGCAAGGACATAGAATAATGAAATTCTTGTGTACTGTTGGTGACTGTACCCCGGAagggtacagccaccatggaaaacagttgatagttcctcaaaaaattaaaaacagaattaccacatgatccagcaattccacttctgtggatataccccaaagaattggAAGCAAGGTTCAAAGACATATTTGTACGCTCATGTTCATAGCTGCCTTATTCACAATGGCTAAAATTTAGATGcaccctaagtgtccatcaatgaatgCTTAAGTAAAACAtggtatatgtacatataatagaatattatctagccttaaaaagaaaggaagttatttcttttttattttttagggccacacccgcggcatatggaggttcccaggctaggggtcaaattggagctacagctgccagcctacaccacagccacggcaatgccagatctgagccatgttggtgacctacaccacagctcacggcaacgccagacgcttaacccactgagcgaggccaggaatcaaacccgcatcctcatggatcctagtcaggttcgttaaccgctgagccacgacaggaattccagcaattcttttttttagttcAAGTATGACTGGCCGACAACACTGTGTTATTTCCAGATACACAACATAGTCAtttgatatttctgtacattGTAAAATGGTTACCACAATAAGTCTGTTACCATACAAATTATTACAGTATCATTGACTGTATTTCCCATGCTGTCCATTTCATCCtggtgactcatttattttgtaattggaaatttgtaccttttaataTCCTTCACGTCTTTCACTTATCTTCCCACCCCTctcccttctggcaaccacctatttgttctctatatctgtgaatctgtttctcttttgttatgtttgttccatttattttgctttttaaaattgcacatgtaagtgaaatcatactatatttgtctttttctgtttgacttatttcagttgTCATGATACCATCTAGGTCCAGCGACAttttcacaaatgacaagatttcattctttttatgactgcatatGTATACACTGCATCTTATTTATGCTTTCATTTATTGATGgacgcttaggttgtttccatatcttggctattataaataatgctgcagtgagcatagcggtgcatatgtcttttcaaagtggggttttcattttcctcagaaatatacccagaagtggaattgctggatcttgtggtagttctatttttaatatttaaggaacctctatatcGTTTCAAACACAAAGGGAATTCTGACATGTGCTGCAACGTAGATGGACTTTGAGGATATTAGGCTGTGTAAAATAAGTCaatcacaaaaaagacaaagactgtatgattccacttacatgaggcaTTTAAAGTAGTTAAAATCATAGAGACAGTGAGTAGAATGGTGTGTGCCAGGGCCTGGAGAGAGGGGAGAATGAGGAGTTACTATTTAATGGGTATaggtttcagttttacaagataaaGAGTTCTGAtggatgatggtggtggttgcacagcagtgtgaatgtatttaatagcactgaactgtacatttaaaaatggttaggttaggagttccccttgcggtgcagttggttaatgatccagttGTTTCTGTGAAGGTGCCAGTTTGACCcgtggcctggtgcagtgggttaagaatcctctgctgggagttcccatcctagctcatcggtaacaaacccgaccagtatccattaggattcagattccatccctggcctctctcagtgggttaaggatccggtgctgctgtgagctgtggtgtaggtatctcccgaggctcagatcccgagttcctgtgaCTATGGTGCAGtgaagactggcagctgcagttccgattttttttttttttttgtcatttttccatttcttgggccactccctcggcatatggaggttcccaggctaggggtcaaatcggagctgtagctgccagcctactccagagacacagcaacgcaggatccaagcctcgtctgcaacttacaccacagctcacggcaatgctggatcgttaacccactgagcaagggcagggatcgaacctgcaacctcatggttcctattcggattcgttaaccactgcgccacgatgggaacttctgcagttctgattttacccatagcctgggaacttccatattccttgggtgcagccctaaaaagcaaaaacaaagaggaaaaaaggaaggaaggaaggaagggaagaaagaaagaaaggaagaagaaagaaagaggagttcccgtcgtggctcagtggttaacaaacccgactagcatccatgaggactcaggtttgatccctagcctcgctcagtggattaaggatctggtgttgctgtgagctgtggtgtaggttgcagacgtgactcggatcccatgttgccgtggctgtggcataggcggctacagctctaattcaacccctaacctgggagcctccatatgcctccaatgtggccctaaaaaccaaaaagacaaaaaaagaaaaaaaaaagggagttcccgtcgtggcgcactggttaacgaatccgactaggaaccatgaggttgcgggttcagtccctggccttgctcagtgggttaaggatccagcattgccgtgagctgtggtgtaggtcacagactcggctcggatcccacgttgctgtggctctggtgaaggctggtggctacagctctgattagacctctagcctgggaacctccatatgccttgggaagaagccctagaaaaggcaaaaaaaaaaaaaaagaaaggtaggaagaaaaaggaaaaagaatcccgagttgctgcagttgCATTACATCTTTGGCTGGGactcaatccccggcccaggaacttccatacgcagccagtgtggctgaaaaagggtGGCCAGGGGGCGGCTAAGTTGGCAAattctatgtgtattttaccacaattaaaaactgtatttgggggagttcccgtcgtggcgcagtggttaacgaatcccactaggaaccatgaggttgtgggtttggtccctgcccttgctcagtgggttaacaatccggcgttgccgtgagctgtggtgtaggttgcagacgtggctcggatcctgtgttgctgtggcgctggcataggccagaggctacagctccgattcgacccctagcctgggaacctccatatgcctcgggagcggcccaagaatagcaaaaagacaagacaaaacaaaacaaaacaaaaaacactatatttgggaggtcccactgtggcacgacaggatcagtggcattttGGGGTTCTgccgcaggtttgattccctggcccagcacagtgggttaaggatcccatgttgccacagctgtggcttaaatCACAACTGCTGCTGGGATCTgaatcctggcctggaaactccgtatgccaaggggtagctaaaaaaaaaaaaaaaaaaaagtatatttattttaaaagtttgcataAGTATCTTTACATCAGTAATTATATAGTGCAATTACATAccaatactttaaaatttctattgTTATTTTCTACCTATTTATAGTGTAAATTTCTTTTATACAATAGCATTTACAGTgagaatttacttttttgtttggttctttcctatgaagttactgggctaggggtcccaagggagctgcagctgccggtctataccacagccacaccaggtccaacctgcatctgtgacctacagcatagcttgtggcaacgccagatcctcaacccactcatcaaggtcagagatcaaacctgcatcctcacggacactgtgtcaggttcttaaccctctgagccacaacaggaactctgtgaattTCCTTGTCTCatgtaaatttctttttacaATGGGTAATTccttgagtaaaaaaaaaaagaaaaaagaaaaagaagcatcaaTAGTTTTTTCAGAAGGAAGTGTCAAAAGGGAAATTCTGTAAGAATTTTTACGTCaacatgaattttaataaaacatttgatttaaatttgTTCAGATACCATTCTACTAATGTTTTGTCAAAAGGAGTGACTTGTAGCCTTTGGACTAGATCACGGTATTGTAAATAAGCCCCCAAAGAAAGCAGAGTCGCCTGTGAggactttgagaaataaatgacCAGCGGTCGATCTCGGGCTGGACCTCTGGGTGCCGCTGTTGGCCGACCCGAGGCTGGAGCGAAACAAAGGAGTCCCTGCGGCGATTCGGCCGCAGAGATCCCTGCCGACTTTTGAAAAACACATCAGCAGCGGGCTCTGCATGCCATCTCTCCCACAGTCTGTTCCAGATATCTGGGCAGGGGGAGCCGCTGCCTCTTCTTTCCAGCGCACCTTGGTAATCCCGGGAGTGACAGCAACGAGGTGCATTCGGATCCACAAAGCAGCATCGAGAAGAGAGGAAGCCTCCTCACCCGTAGGCGGTACGGTAGGTGCCGGAGCGCAGGAAGCCTTGCTTCCCCTCCCGTTGGCTTTGCTCAGCCTAGTGAACGATTCTAGAAGAGATAGCTAAGGATTTAAAAGTGGAGAATCTCACCCGAGATGTGCATCTCGTGACCAGAACCTTGGGCGGGTGCTGAGAAGCCTCTACTGCCAGCCAAGAGAGCAGGGAGAAACAAGAGAATGACAGAGGAGATTAGCCGATAGGCCAGAGGAAGCCCCGAGGCTCCTGGAATCTGAAACCGCAGTGGAAATCCTAGAAATGcttttcatataaatgtatttatcctGGATATAAATAACGTACGGATATTCGTGCAGcccttttgttttgaaaattcagGAAGACATCTGAATAGGGGCAAAGTTTATTCCTAAACTGCAGTAGATATGGATGCTGCAAGTAATTCTCTACAGATTTATCGGTTTAGTTTCCATTAACGATCTCCCCCCACTGCCAGAAGTAAAAGAGAGCGCCAGGGCAGTAAATACTCTGGTCGTTTATTGGAGAAGTCTGACTGCTGGAGCAGCACTGCCACGCTTAGTGGTGAGGAGAGGCAGGGCGCTCAGGGCAAGGTGCAAGTCTTGGATGCTAATGCCAGTCCTCTGAACCTGAACCACAAGAGTTCAGCAGAGACCGTCTGCAGGAAGACTTGCCCTCCAGCTCCTTGTCTGCATTCTTCAGCTCATCCCTGCTGATGCAGATGACACCCTTAGGGGGGAGGTCTCCATGCTTTACAGTCTCACAGGGCATTCAGAACAGATCCAGCAACAGCAGCACTGTCTCTGAGTTTGAAGAGTGACAGTTACGTCCCGGCATAGAAGAGAAGCCTGGAGAGCGTTAAGAGCCTATTTCACAATCCTGCTTGAACTGGAGGTTGAGAACTAATATGCAGTACCTGACTAGACTTTCATAGGGTGTCTAGTCCTGTTAAAGAGCTAAGAACTGTGGTTGCACTAATCCAAATAGCCGGACTCAGCAAGTTGCTTAAAGGGAGAGGTGAAAGATGTCGTGAAGAGTAATAAACACACAGCCAAACATCACCGCTGGCAGATGGAATTGTAAACTGGGAGCAGACGTGCAATTACGACGTCACCAGCAAGGGCAGGCTGTCCTCTAGTGCCAGCATCGGCCTGCAGGTAACCCACATCCACAAAAACCCTCGAGTTTTCCAGCCGTCCTACCGCATGGTCCAGGTGACAGGGACCACTTACCCAGAGCCTCTGTTGCACACTTCAGCGCTTCTGACTCGAACTTGGAGCCTAAGcacctcctcttctttcctgacCGTCGACCTGGGTGGTGTTGTCTTACGTGTGGGTGAGCATAGAGCACGGAGGTGTTCACTGTCGCCTGCGTTTGTGCTGACTCTGCGGCCCATGACCAGGTTCACCTGGGCTTGCTATCATCCTGAGCCTGCCCGTGATGGTGGACCACCGCTGCAAAAACATGCAGAAGATGCGCTGTAcgaggagctgcagctggaagTCATGTCCCTCAACGATGGGGGACCATGTAGTATGCAGCCCAACTGCCTGGTGCCCAAGGTGGACACTGACTGGGGTGCAATGCCTGACTGTTCTATCAGGTACTTCAGACCACTAATCTGACTCTTGAACCTGACGATGCACCAGAGCAAGATGTGCACTGCAGCACTGGGGTGACAGAGACACTGCTGTCTGGGGCTTGCTGGTCACCATGCTCAGTGATGGCAGTTGTCATGCTCCACCAGTCTTTCCCTCCCATTTCAGGGgttgtggctgcacctgcgaccaCCTGGCATCTACTGCCAGAGCTATAGTTTTACCTGCTTGTGGCCTTGGCCTTGATCTTCCTGCTTTTCCTCTTAGCAGTGACTCTGGCCATTGCCCAGTGCCTGCGATGCTCCTCCAACCCTGCTTTCAGCCTGGTCTCTGGTCCAAGCCTGAATTTAAGTTGCTGTCACTTCAACAAGAGAGATTTGCCCTATTTCTATAACCGATATTACATTGGATTCAAAGGTATACCTCTGAGGCTTAACacttctgtttcataaatatcaACCTGCTGTAAGCAATCCTgctataattttttgttgtgttgAGGGGCATGAGGAGAGTTCTCCAAGTCTCTTTGCTAGTTTCTATGTgtattttgatttgtttcattAGCCCAGAAAATTCCTTTGGGCAAAACTTAATGTATATTCTGAAAAGTTATGATTCCTACTAAAGAGATTTTCCTTGTAATTTTGATGGAGGCAGTACATCTTTAGGTTTCTATTCTTGGGCTCCATTATGCTTGTTGTTGAGGAGCTGAGAAACTATAGATTGGTTACATAGGAACAGAATTCTCTCCCCAAgaacttttcttgtttcctttctttcatcattttccagACATGGTGCCCATGGGTTGGCTGCCAGTATCTGGCCCAATATCTGTTCTTAAAAAATGTCAACGTCTGAAATGCAGAGATCATTCTTTCCTCACTTTTgtgtaaagataaataaatcacaCTAATCCCCAAGACATTTTAGTTAGTAATCGTTTACTCATTTTGCAATAagtaagagaaggaaggaaatctaattttaaaatcttgctGTTTTAGAAAAACAACCTCTCTTGGAGAAAATATTGTGTGGATGTAAGACAGTACATATTACCTTAATGTAGCCtctctaaaaataaagatgtggcctttttcttttcagttttgaaaagtaATATCACTACCTCTTGTGTCTCTTAAAGTCTAAATCAGCTATTGATAGGATATTTTTCCAGTGAAATTCCGAGACCCTAGTGTTATTTTATTCAAAACATATTACTTTCAGGTgagttaaagttttttttaaaagcccatattaaaggtctttttaaaagcacatagTACATAGACACTTAagtaaaagaggaaaagtaaagaTGGAGTAAAACATGTCTTTCAAATTCCAAGGTCTCTGCTAAATATTCAGAGCACAATGGATAGGAAATGGGACAGTCCCAGTTTTAAAGCCTTGCTTACactctaaaagttttttttcccttcactttcTTTCACTCTGTAGTCAAAAGGCAGTTTTCCATATGATCTGGGAAATTATCACATGGTCAAGATATACGAcaggggtgttcccatcgtggcttagcagttaacaaacccgactagaatccatgagttgcaggttcgatccctggcctcgatgagtgggttaagcatctggcgttgccgtgagctgtggtgtaggtcgcagatgctgctcggatcccacgttgctgtggctctggcataggctggcagctacagctctgattggactccttgcctgggaacctccatgtgccacggatgcagccgtaaaaaggcaaaaaaaaaaaaaaaaaagaaaaagaaaaagaaaaaaaagaagtattataGAAGAAGCGGAGGTAGGAATTTTCCTCCTTTTGTTGTATTTCCTGAATAGCAAATAGGGAAAGCAGATAGCTTGGGAAGACTGGAATTCTTCCCAAGAATTGTAATGTTGTAACGGAGCAATATGTAgatataattaattaaatgaacatagtcatttttccttttcatagttATATTGTATACTTCTTAGCTATTCTTGAAAATAAACTAAGGAAAGATCAGGTTAACGAGAGGACAAGTTTGTTATCTAGGAGTGCAGTAACAGTTAGGGCTCTGGGTGTCGCTGTTCACTAGTCTGGGAGATAGAGGCGGCGCACACGGGGAGGGGGCTTCCGAGAACCTTCATCACCGCCAGGCTGGAAACAGTCTCCCTGGGGCTGCCGAGATCCTACTTCTGGACCACTTTGTGCTGTGAATTCTCCTGAAAAGTCAGCTAATTTAGActcagaaaagcagagaaacaaTCCCCTTGGTGCCGGACTGGGAGAAAATCACAAAGCAAGAGAGCAATGGCGATTCGAGTGAAGGCGCTCGGCGGCAGCAGGCTGGTCCTGCTGTTCCTTTCTCTGGGGCTCTTGTTGGCAGCCCAGGCTGGGAAGATCCTCTACTCGGTACCCGAAGAGACAGACAAAGGTTTCTTCGTGGGCAACATTGCCAAAGACCTGGGGCTACAACCTCAGGAGCTGGCGCAGCGCGGAGTCCGCATCGTCTCCAGAGGTAGGACGCAGCTCTTTGCTCTGAACGCGCGAAGCGGCAGCCTGGTCACCGCGGGCCGCATAGACCGGGAGGAGCTCTGCGCCCAGAGCGCACGGTGTTCGGTGAATTTTAATGTCTTGGTGGAGGATAAAATGAAGCTTTTCCCTGTGGAAGTGGAAATAATTGATATTAATGACAATACTCCCCAATTCCAATTAGAGGaagtagaatttaaaatgaatgaaataaccaCTCCAGGTACCAGGATCCCTCTGCCTTTTGGGCAAGACCTTGATGTGGGTATAAATTCGCTCCAGAGCTACCAGCTCAGCTCCAACCCTCATTTCTCCCTGGATGTGCAACAGGGATCCGATGGGTCCCAACAGCCAGAGATGGTACTGCAGAGTCCCCTAGATAGGGAAGAAGAAGCtgtccaccacctcctcctcagtGCTTTTGACGGAGGCAGCCCAGTCCGTTCAGGAACCCTCCGAATTCGCGTTCAGGTGGTGGATGTAAATGACAACCCTCCAACATTTACTCAAGCACAGTATCTCACCAGTGTCCCTGAGAACCTGCCTCTGGGTACTCAGCTGCTCACGGTAAAAGCCACCGACCCAGACGAAGGAGCCAATGGCGAAGTAACATACTCATTTCACAATGTAGACCACAAAGTGGCACAAGTATTTCACTTGGATTCTTATACAGGAGAAATATCAAATAAAGAACCTCTGAATTTCGAAGAATACACAGTTTATCCAATGGAAGTTCAAGCTCAGGATGGTGCAGGCCTCATGGCCAGAGCTAAGGTGCTGGTCAAAGTTCTGGACATAAATGATAATGCCCCAGAGGTGACCATCACCTCTGTCACCACTGCAGTCCCAGAAAACTTTCCTCCTGGGGCCATAATTGCTCTTATCAGTGTGCATGACCAGGACTCCGGAGACAATGGTCACACTACATGTTCCATTCCTGGAAATCTACCCTTTAAATTAGAAAAGTTAGATGATAATTATTACCATTTGGTGACAGAAAGGACAATGGACAGAGAACTTACCTCCAGGTACAACATCACAGTAACAGCAACGgatcagggaactccagctctatCTACCGAAGCACACATTTCACTGCAAGTGACAGATATCAATGACAACCCTCCTGTCTTCCCCCAAGACTCCTACTCGACCTACATTCCAGAAAATAACCCCAGAGGTGCCTCCATTTTCTCTGTGACAGCTTCCGATGCTGACAGCGATGAGAACGGGCAAATCACTTATTCCCTGGCGGAGGATACCATCCAGGGGGCGCCTCTATCCTCCTATGTCTCCATCAACTCAGACACCGGAGTCCTGTATGCGCTGCGCTCCTTCGACTATGAGCAGTTCCGGGATCTTCATCTGAGAGTGATGGCTCATGACAGAGGAGACCCGCCGCTCAGCAGCAACATGTCACTGGGCATATTCCTGCTGGACCAGAATGACAACACGCCTGAGATTCTGTACCCCGCCCTCCCCACCGATGGCTCCACGGGTGTAGAGCTGGCACCCCGCTCCGCAGAGCCCGGCTACCTGGTGACCAAGGTGGTGGCGGTGGACAGAGACTCGGGCCAGAACGCCTGGCTGTCCTACCGCCTGCTCAAGGCCAGCGAGCCCGGGCTCTTCGCGGTGGGGCTGCACACGGGCGAGGTGCGCACAGCGCGGGCCCTGCTGGACAGAGACGCCCTCAAGCAGAGCCTGGTGGTGGCGGTCCAGGACCACGGCCAGCCCCCCCTCTCGGCCACCGTCACGCTCACCGTGGCCGTGGCTGATAGCATCCCCGACGTCCTGGCTGACCTGGATAGCCTCGAATCTCCCGCCAGCCCCGATGACTCAGGCCTCACGCTGTAcctggtggtggcggtggcggcggtCTCCTGTGTCTTCCTGGCCTTTGTCATCGTGCTGCTGGCGCTCAGGCTGAGGCGCTGGCACCTGTCGCGTGTGCTGCAGGCGTCAGGAGGCGGACTGGGTGGCGTGCCCGCGTCCCACTTCGTGGGCGTGGACGGGGTGCGGGCTTTCCTGCAGACCTATTCGCACGAGGTGTCGCTCACCGCGGACTCGCGGGGGAGCCACGTGATCTTCCCGCAGCCCAACTATGCGGACACGCTCATCAGCCAGGAGAGCTGCGGGAAAAAGGATTTTCTCTCAGCACCTCAATCTTTACTTgaagacaaaaaggaaacattttctcAGGTAAACTTTTCAGAGTAAatttatctagaaaaaaaataattcctgagTTTACTTACTTGCTTTGACCCTGTACTACTAACACGTCTCTATTTTTCATATATCTTCATAGATTTGTCTTTACAGATCCTGGGAAATCATTATGGTTTATGTCCAAGTATATGTATAATTGTTCCTTCAAAAAGGAGATTGTAATTAATCATGAGTAGGTGGTTGGGCTAAAGAGCCCTGCATCAGAAACAGAGGTTTGGTGTCTAACATTTCTTGCTTGcttctggccaaaaaaaatgtatttttctctgtttactgTTCTCTTATCTGTCAAGGACTGGGTTTGACTAGGAAAGGGCCACCAGTGTGTATGTGACTCACACTGTT is part of the Sus scrofa isolate TJ Tabasco breed Duroc chromosome 2, Sscrofa11.1, whole genome shotgun sequence genome and encodes:
- the LOC100515772 gene encoding protocadherin gamma-A1, with the protein product MAIRVKALGGSRLVLLFLSLGLLLAAQAGKILYSVPEETDKGFFVGNIAKDLGLQPQELAQRGVRIVSRGRTQLFALNARSGSLVTAGRIDREELCAQSARCSVNFNVLVEDKMKLFPVEVEIIDINDNTPQFQLEEVEFKMNEITTPGTRIPLPFGQDLDVGINSLQSYQLSSNPHFSLDVQQGSDGSQQPEMVLQSPLDREEEAVHHLLLSAFDGGSPVRSGTLRIRVQVVDVNDNPPTFTQAQYLTSVPENLPLGTQLLTVKATDPDEGANGEVTYSFHNVDHKVAQVFHLDSYTGEISNKEPLNFEEYTVYPMEVQAQDGAGLMARAKVLVKVLDINDNAPEVTITSVTTAVPENFPPGAIIALISVHDQDSGDNGHTTCSIPGNLPFKLEKLDDNYYHLVTERTMDRELTSRYNITVTATDQGTPALSTEAHISLQVTDINDNPPVFPQDSYSTYIPENNPRGASIFSVTASDADSDENGQITYSLAEDTIQGAPLSSYVSINSDTGVLYALRSFDYEQFRDLHLRVMAHDRGDPPLSSNMSLGIFLLDQNDNTPEILYPALPTDGSTGVELAPRSAEPGYLVTKVVAVDRDSGQNAWLSYRLLKASEPGLFAVGLHTGEVRTARALLDRDALKQSLVVAVQDHGQPPLSATVTLTVAVADSIPDVLADLDSLESPASPDDSGLTLYLVVAVAAVSCVFLAFVIVLLALRLRRWHLSRVLQASGGGLGGVPASHFVGVDGVRAFLQTYSHEVSLTADSRGSHVIFPQPNYADTLISQESCGKKDFLSAPQSLLEDKKETFSQVNFSE